In one Zalophus californianus isolate mZalCal1 chromosome 10, mZalCal1.pri.v2, whole genome shotgun sequence genomic region, the following are encoded:
- the AQP10 gene encoding aquaporin-10 isoform X2, with protein MAHRQPLAKVKGWLRIRNHLARQCLAEFLGVFVLLFLTQGAVAQAVTSGENKGNFFTMFLAGSLAVMVAIYVSGNVSDALQNYTGGNLTVTGPRETASIFATYPAPYLSLNNGFLDQVLGTGILIVGTLAIVDTRNKGVPAGLEPVAVGLLILAIGLSLGVNCGYPLNPARDLGPRLFTYVAGWGPEVFRAGNGWWWVPVVAPLVGATLGTATYQLLVALHHPEESEPAQDLEFALHKASVLETPASVRLSQ; from the exons ATGGCCCATCGTCAGCCCCTGGCCAAAGTCAAGGGCTGGCTCCGGATCCGCAACCACCTGGCCCGACAGTGCCTGGCAGAGTTTCTGGGTGTGTTCGTGCTCCTG ttCCTCACCCAGGGGGCTGTGGCCCAGGCTGTCACCAGCGGAGAAAACAAAGGCAACTTCTTCACCATGTTTCTGGCTGGCTCTCTGGCGGTTATGGTAGCCATCTACGTGAGTGGTAACGTCTCAG ATGCCCTACAGAATTATACAGGTGGCAACCTGACAGTGACTGGCCCCAGGGAGACAGCCTCCATCTTTGCGACCTACCCTGCCCCGTATCTGTCCCTGAACAATGGCTTCCTGGATCAG GTTCTGGGCACAGGGATCCTGATTGTGGGCACCTTGGCCATCGTGGACACACGGAACAAGGGAGTGCCTGCAGGTCTGGAACCTGTGGCTGTGGGGTTGCTGATCCTAGCCATCGGGCTATCCCTGGGTGTCAACTGTGGGTACCCACTCAACCCTGCCCGCGACCTGGGCCCACGGCTTTTCACCTACGTGGCTGGCTGGGGCCCTGAAGTCTTCAG AGCCGGTAATGGCTGGTGGTGGGTGCCTGTGGTGGCCCCTCTGGTGGGGGCTACGCTTGGCACAGCCACCTACCAGCTGCTGGTGGCTCTCCACCACCCGGAGGAGTCAGAGCCAGCTCAGGATCTGGAGTTCGCCCTACATAAAGCCTCCGTCTTGGAAACGCCTGCCTCAGTTCGGCTGTCGCAGTAA
- the AQP10 gene encoding aquaporin-10 isoform X1, with protein MAHRQPLAKVKGWLRIRNHLARQCLAEFLGVFVLLFLTQGAVAQAVTSGENKGNFFTMFLAGSLAVMVAIYVSGNVSGAHLNPAFSLTMCLLGRFPWFKLPIYCLVQLLSAFCASGATYAVYYDALQNYTGGNLTVTGPRETASIFATYPAPYLSLNNGFLDQVLGTGILIVGTLAIVDTRNKGVPAGLEPVAVGLLILAIGLSLGVNCGYPLNPARDLGPRLFTYVAGWGPEVFRAGNGWWWVPVVAPLVGATLGTATYQLLVALHHPEESEPAQDLEFALHKASVLETPASVRLSQ; from the exons ATGGCCCATCGTCAGCCCCTGGCCAAAGTCAAGGGCTGGCTCCGGATCCGCAACCACCTGGCCCGACAGTGCCTGGCAGAGTTTCTGGGTGTGTTCGTGCTCCTG ttCCTCACCCAGGGGGCTGTGGCCCAGGCTGTCACCAGCGGAGAAAACAAAGGCAACTTCTTCACCATGTTTCTGGCTGGCTCTCTGGCGGTTATGGTAGCCATCTACGTGAGTGGTAACGTCTCAG GGGCCCACCTGAATCCAGCCTTCTCCCTGACAATGTGCCTCCTGGGGCGTTTCCCCTGGTTCAAGCTTCCCATTTACTGCTTGGTGCagcttctctctgccttctgtgCCTCTGGAGCCACCTACGCTGTCTACTACG ATGCCCTACAGAATTATACAGGTGGCAACCTGACAGTGACTGGCCCCAGGGAGACAGCCTCCATCTTTGCGACCTACCCTGCCCCGTATCTGTCCCTGAACAATGGCTTCCTGGATCAG GTTCTGGGCACAGGGATCCTGATTGTGGGCACCTTGGCCATCGTGGACACACGGAACAAGGGAGTGCCTGCAGGTCTGGAACCTGTGGCTGTGGGGTTGCTGATCCTAGCCATCGGGCTATCCCTGGGTGTCAACTGTGGGTACCCACTCAACCCTGCCCGCGACCTGGGCCCACGGCTTTTCACCTACGTGGCTGGCTGGGGCCCTGAAGTCTTCAG AGCCGGTAATGGCTGGTGGTGGGTGCCTGTGGTGGCCCCTCTGGTGGGGGCTACGCTTGGCACAGCCACCTACCAGCTGCTGGTGGCTCTCCACCACCCGGAGGAGTCAGAGCCAGCTCAGGATCTGGAGTTCGCCCTACATAAAGCCTCCGTCTTGGAAACGCCTGCCTCAGTTCGGCTGTCGCAGTAA